A genomic stretch from Candidatus Nitrososphaera gargensis Ga9.2 includes:
- a CDS encoding DUF432 domain-containing protein yields MEELFGQHRLQSKATKDYQLVFGENRIEISSVGSSLSYRRYAGNELATEAMIVSNEDPVIIGVFPNTPLFTPAAVAKNVYLKFKTPVVVDQRSRVVIYAKMPIEIGVYRQSKDEEMLIDSFSRGRQQYALYGSPESGVVCRYMETEVSTNIDDIRPAKYEEALVRIGIKNDIDNVIKVSKLIIPMDSVILDHAHDDSWLPGTVEMDLSTSFGKDIVHVRLANTKVKRSDKTSIKAKKEETLVFLMDAGY; encoded by the coding sequence ATGGAAGAGCTCTTTGGGCAGCACAGACTGCAGTCCAAAGCTACAAAGGACTACCAGCTTGTGTTTGGAGAGAACAGGATCGAGATAAGCAGTGTCGGCTCCTCGCTTTCTTACAGGCGCTACGCGGGGAACGAGCTTGCGACTGAGGCGATGATAGTTTCAAACGAGGACCCGGTGATAATTGGGGTCTTTCCAAACACGCCGCTTTTCACGCCTGCAGCTGTTGCCAAGAATGTATACCTAAAGTTCAAGACGCCCGTGGTAGTCGACCAAAGGAGCCGGGTGGTTATCTATGCAAAAATGCCAATAGAGATAGGCGTGTACCGGCAGTCAAAGGACGAGGAGATGCTCATCGACTCTTTTTCGCGGGGGCGCCAGCAATATGCACTTTATGGCTCGCCTGAAAGCGGGGTTGTGTGCCGGTACATGGAGACCGAAGTCAGCACAAACATTGACGACATCAGGCCTGCAAAATATGAGGAGGCGCTGGTGCGGATCGGAATCAAAAATGACATAGACAATGTCATCAAGGTTAGCAAGCTGATAATTCCCATGGATAGCGTTATACTGGATCATGCGCATGACGATTCCTGGCTGCCAGGAACCGTGGAGATGGATCTCAGCACGTCCTTCGGAAAGGATATCGTGCACGTGCGCCTTGCTAACACCAAGGTAAAGCGCTCCGACAAGACAAGCATCAAGGCAAAGAAAGAAGAGACGCTGGTCTTCCTTATGGACGCAGGATACTAG
- a CDS encoding nitroreductase family protein: MYAGEQSTNLYPKKEEAPSEIDDALQTNLFNVMLNRRSQRKFEDRQVEDWKLEMIFAAADTAPTAGGFQGFEIYHVKNPDVKAKLVQAANNQPYVDAPVLLVFCMDPSRVKMNFPPHIIKKFSVQDATLAAAYAQLAAHALGLSSVWIGMIDEQKVMQALGTDLVPSCMLCIGYPQKMLHAKPKRNLSELIHEI; this comes from the coding sequence ATGTATGCCGGCGAACAGAGCACCAACCTGTACCCAAAGAAGGAGGAGGCCCCGTCAGAGATAGACGACGCGCTCCAGACCAACCTCTTTAACGTGATGCTAAACCGCAGATCACAGCGCAAGTTTGAGGACAGGCAGGTGGAGGACTGGAAGCTGGAAATGATATTTGCCGCGGCCGACACCGCTCCAACAGCAGGCGGCTTTCAGGGGTTTGAGATCTATCATGTCAAGAATCCTGACGTCAAGGCAAAGCTTGTACAGGCTGCCAACAACCAGCCGTACGTGGACGCGCCGGTGCTGCTCGTGTTTTGCATGGATCCGTCAAGGGTCAAGATGAATTTTCCGCCGCACATTATCAAAAAGTTCTCTGTGCAGGATGCCACGCTGGCGGCCGCGTACGCTCAGCTGGCGGCCCATGCGCTGGGCCTGAGCTCGGTATGGATTGGCATGATTGACGAGCAGAAGGTGATGCAGGCGCTTGGCACCGACCTTGTGCCATCGTGCATGCTCTGCATTGGATACCCACAAAAGATGCTGCATGCCAAGCCAAAGAGGAACCTGTCAGAACTTATACACGAAATCTAG
- a CDS encoding thioredoxin-like domain-containing protein, producing MFRRPSLVNSKAKDFQKGFVWLNTDRPLSLDDLKGHVVVLDFWTYCCINCMHTLPDLEWIEKKYRGRPVVVIGVHSAKFYNEQEAENIREAIGRYEISHPVIVDRGMEIWQSYGVSGWPTLVVIDPKGNVVYQQSGEGQREYLDDVISVLLKRHKEQGTLAPEPIEIKRPEAAHSRVLSYPGKLSLSPDGRMLAISDSNHNRILVVDADSGKIIHKVGGGSKDLRDGSFEQARFFRPQGVLWVGYDKIYVADTENHALREIDLQSRMVKTLAGNGKQGYWIQSPQDGKVTQLSSPWDLTHDSGFILIAMAGLHQIWAYHIQTGRIGPFAGSGYENIVDGSLEESQFAQPSGLAVFGNYLFVADSEVSAVRRIDLGRKVVQTAVGEGLFVFGHKDGPLEEARLQHPLGVACESSNKIYVADTYNHAVRLIDLAEQRISTLVGRPEMKTMCNIDDPSCDTLGLYEPSDVEVRGSLLYITDTNNHLVRIFDLEKKVLRTLAVKE from the coding sequence ATGTTCCGCAGGCCCTCGCTCGTTAATTCAAAGGCAAAGGATTTCCAAAAGGGCTTTGTCTGGCTCAACACCGACAGACCGCTCTCGCTTGACGACCTGAAAGGGCATGTAGTAGTTCTTGATTTCTGGACCTATTGCTGCATCAACTGTATGCACACACTGCCAGACTTGGAGTGGATAGAGAAAAAGTATCGTGGCAGGCCAGTGGTTGTCATTGGTGTGCACTCTGCAAAATTCTATAACGAGCAAGAAGCAGAAAATATCAGAGAAGCCATTGGCCGGTACGAGATAAGCCATCCTGTAATAGTCGACAGGGGCATGGAGATCTGGCAGTCGTACGGCGTAAGCGGCTGGCCGACGCTTGTAGTAATTGATCCAAAGGGCAACGTCGTATACCAGCAATCCGGCGAGGGTCAGCGTGAGTACCTTGACGATGTCATCAGCGTGTTGCTTAAAAGGCACAAGGAACAGGGAACGCTTGCGCCAGAGCCCATTGAAATAAAGCGGCCCGAGGCAGCGCATTCGCGGGTGCTGTCGTACCCTGGCAAGCTGTCGCTTTCGCCCGACGGCAGAATGCTTGCAATAAGCGATTCGAACCATAATCGAATTCTTGTCGTCGATGCAGACAGCGGCAAGATAATCCACAAGGTGGGAGGCGGCTCAAAAGACCTGCGCGACGGCAGCTTTGAGCAGGCCCGGTTCTTCCGGCCGCAGGGAGTACTGTGGGTGGGGTATGACAAGATCTATGTCGCCGATACCGAGAACCACGCGCTGAGAGAGATAGATCTCCAGTCAAGGATGGTCAAGACTCTCGCAGGCAACGGCAAACAAGGCTACTGGATCCAGTCGCCACAGGACGGCAAGGTTACGCAGCTGAGCTCGCCTTGGGACCTTACGCACGACAGCGGCTTTATCCTTATTGCGATGGCCGGCCTGCACCAGATCTGGGCCTACCATATACAGACAGGCAGGATAGGACCGTTTGCAGGCAGCGGCTATGAAAACATTGTCGACGGCTCGCTTGAAGAATCCCAGTTTGCGCAGCCAAGCGGCCTTGCAGTTTTCGGCAACTACCTATTTGTGGCAGACAGCGAAGTTTCTGCGGTCAGGAGGATAGACCTTGGCCGCAAGGTGGTCCAGACGGCGGTGGGCGAAGGGCTGTTCGTGTTTGGCCACAAGGACGGGCCCCTCGAAGAAGCGAGGCTGCAGCACCCGCTTGGGGTCGCCTGCGAGAGCAGCAACAAGATCTATGTGGCAGACACGTACAATCACGCTGTACGGCTCATAGACCTTGCAGAGCAGAGGATATCGACGCTGGTAGGCAGGCCAGAGATGAAAACAATGTGCAACATTGATGACCCATCGTGTGACACGCTTGGATTGTATGAGCCTAGCGATGTAGAAGTGCGCGGCAGCCTGCTCTACATCACCGACACCAACAACCACCTTGTCAGAATATTCGACCTTGAAAAGAAGGTGCTCAGGACACTGGCTGTCAAAGAATAG
- a CDS encoding multicopper oxidase domain-containing protein, whose product MPEKSLLSVLFIAGMLGASLAALPLMQAHVSASKMTDNNISIEEYDKMKNCTTDLDKRPTSIEYLTHFNCGRVSTTEDGQTIREFTLIVEENQTVPVSHEGHTLNAWTFNGTVPGPTMRMTEGDLVRITVINSEDSVHPHSLHMHSIHEAAMDGVQSDPIAPGDSFTYEFIAQPYGVYPYHCHIDPIADHINRGLYGILIIDPKEPRPQMTELAMMMNSYDLDYDLEGPVTIPTVQELESGNRTEEEERGNEIYTVNGKAFDYMHYPIELEVGKDYRIYVVNMVEFDLVNSFHVHGALFEYYPSGTSDKPAFTNDIIVLGQGDRGIMEMSYKYPGKYMFHAHVSEFTDLGWMGFFNVTG is encoded by the coding sequence ATGCCAGAAAAGAGTCTGTTGTCTGTTCTGTTCATTGCCGGCATGCTGGGGGCATCACTGGCGGCTCTGCCGCTAATGCAAGCCCACGTTAGCGCTTCCAAAATGACAGACAACAACATTTCTATCGAAGAGTATGACAAGATGAAAAATTGCACGACAGACCTTGACAAGCGCCCCACGTCAATAGAATACCTGACGCACTTCAACTGCGGCAGGGTGTCTACTACAGAGGACGGCCAGACGATCAGAGAGTTCACTCTCATTGTTGAGGAAAACCAGACGGTTCCGGTATCACACGAAGGTCACACTCTGAATGCATGGACTTTTAATGGCACTGTGCCGGGCCCGACCATGAGGATGACTGAGGGAGACTTGGTGAGGATAACGGTCATAAACAGTGAGGACAGCGTGCACCCACATTCGCTGCACATGCACTCGATACACGAGGCGGCTATGGACGGGGTGCAGTCAGATCCTATAGCGCCGGGCGACAGTTTCACATATGAATTTATTGCGCAGCCTTATGGTGTGTATCCATACCACTGCCACATTGACCCAATTGCAGACCACATCAATAGGGGGCTGTACGGCATACTCATCATAGACCCCAAGGAGCCGAGGCCGCAGATGACAGAGCTTGCCATGATGATGAATAGCTATGACCTTGATTACGATTTGGAAGGACCAGTGACGATACCGACAGTACAGGAGCTAGAATCGGGCAACAGGACTGAAGAGGAGGAGCGCGGCAACGAGATCTACACTGTTAATGGAAAGGCGTTTGATTACATGCACTACCCAATAGAGCTCGAGGTTGGCAAGGACTACAGGATATACGTCGTGAACATGGTAGAGTTTGACCTTGTCAACTCTTTCCATGTACATGGCGCGCTGTTCGAGTACTATCCTTCTGGGACATCAGATAAACCTGCGTTTACAAATGACATCATTGTCCTTGGCCAAGGCGACAGGGGAATAATGGAGATGTCATACAAGTACCCAGGCAAATACATGTTCCACGCGCACGTGAGCGAGTTTACCGACCTGGGCTGGATGGGGTTCTTTAACGTGACTGGCTAG
- a CDS encoding DUF2024 family protein, translated as MECAVYDTYVTKKDGRIMHFDVVVEASTPHEKAIEYGKQYLVTAGQAGQKMTSEECQFCHIQEAPPFVEKAIRQNGYWIQKMEGCPP; from the coding sequence ATGGAATGCGCAGTCTATGATACATATGTTACAAAGAAAGATGGCAGGATAATGCACTTTGACGTCGTGGTGGAGGCAAGCACCCCGCACGAAAAGGCGATCGAATACGGCAAGCAGTACCTTGTCACCGCCGGTCAGGCTGGACAAAAGATGACGTCAGAAGAATGCCAGTTCTGCCACATACAAGAAGCGCCTCCTTTTGTAGAGAAGGCAATCAGGCAGAACGGCTACTGGATACAAAAGATGGAAGGCTGCCCTCCATAG
- the ilvA gene encoding threonine ammonia-lyase, giving the protein MNNDSVWDPDKRQKMPKIEDILKARDLLSETIRKTPLQSTRTFSGLAGTNLFMKLECLQVTGSFKVRGAFAKVSRLSDKQAGYGVIAASAGNHAQGVAYAAAIKKIPCTIVMPQNASPAKVAATRSYGAQVVRRGANYDEAWEATQEIARTEGRTIIHAFDDPDIIAGQGTIGLEILEDLQDVDRIYLPVGGGGLAAGVAIAVKSKKPNVKIIGVESKAFPAMKESVAKGSLQSTKRGYSIADGIAVKQPGKLTYEIVSKYVDDIVLVDDVSIVKTMFLLMERAKLVVEPAGAASLAYLISNGGHAGGRKDKVVTVLSGGNVDMYLLGQVVAKGLMQMGRMLKIFILLPDKPGALKGVVDSIAELSINIVEVEHDRLSSHIPAGTAGVYLSLEMEDEKHAQRLVEFLKQKEIEFKVVS; this is encoded by the coding sequence ATGAACAACGACAGCGTGTGGGATCCTGACAAGAGGCAAAAGATGCCCAAGATCGAGGACATCCTCAAGGCCAGAGACCTGTTGTCAGAGACTATCAGAAAGACGCCGCTCCAGAGTACCAGGACATTCTCGGGGCTTGCCGGCACAAACCTGTTTATGAAGCTGGAATGCCTGCAGGTGACCGGTTCTTTCAAGGTGCGCGGGGCGTTTGCCAAAGTGAGCAGGTTATCGGACAAGCAGGCAGGCTATGGCGTGATTGCGGCGTCTGCAGGGAACCACGCGCAGGGGGTGGCCTACGCCGCCGCGATAAAAAAGATCCCGTGTACAATCGTCATGCCGCAGAACGCGTCGCCGGCCAAAGTGGCTGCGACTAGATCGTACGGCGCTCAGGTGGTAAGGCGCGGGGCGAACTATGACGAGGCGTGGGAGGCCACACAAGAGATTGCCAGGACAGAGGGCAGGACGATAATTCACGCTTTTGACGATCCCGATATCATCGCCGGCCAAGGAACGATAGGTCTCGAAATCCTAGAAGACCTGCAGGATGTTGATAGGATATATCTGCCGGTGGGCGGAGGCGGCCTCGCCGCAGGGGTTGCAATCGCAGTCAAGTCGAAAAAGCCAAACGTCAAGATAATCGGCGTAGAATCAAAAGCGTTTCCGGCAATGAAAGAGTCTGTTGCAAAGGGCTCGCTTCAATCTACGAAGCGCGGCTACAGCATTGCAGACGGCATTGCCGTAAAACAGCCAGGCAAGTTGACTTACGAGATCGTAAGCAAGTATGTAGACGACATTGTGCTCGTTGACGATGTGTCCATAGTCAAGACCATGTTCCTTCTGATGGAGCGCGCCAAGTTGGTAGTCGAGCCTGCCGGTGCTGCAAGCCTCGCATACCTGATCTCAAATGGCGGCCACGCAGGAGGAAGGAAGGACAAGGTAGTCACTGTCCTATCAGGGGGCAACGTCGATATGTACCTGCTTGGGCAGGTGGTGGCAAAGGGGCTGATGCAGATGGGCAGGATGCTCAAGATCTTTATCCTGCTCCCAGACAAGCCCGGCGCGCTCAAGGGCGTCGTGGACAGCATCGCAGAACTTAGCATCAACATTGTCGAGGTCGAGCACGACAGGCTCAGCTCCCACATACCTGCAGGCACTGCAGGCGTCTATCTGAGTCTTGAAATGGAGGATGAAAAGCACGCGCAGCGTCTGGTAGAATTCCTGAAGCAGAAGGAAATAGAGTTCAAGGTAGTCAGCTGA
- a CDS encoding hydroxymethylglutaryl-CoA synthase family protein yields MSVMPVVGIDDLAIYVPKLYLDYKDFAEARGIDPQKLEYGIGIKKMAIADTNQDSACMAANACLKLMQKNHLHPEDIGRVYVATESSLDESKAMNSFVIGMLEQIYGEGSFEHAGGIECKFACVSGSYALYDNANWIRAEENNGKAAIVIVSDIAKYDMGSTGEYTQGAGAVALLIRENPRLMAYDPKVPSTTIKNEYDFYRPFGKETPLVNGSYSNLLYLISVRKAFDLYKEKAIKTGLIKLKDGESITDHIDYFAVHLPYRKMGEKALAYLLRHEWRHLPRWKHVIKEIGMQEPQPKDPRGTIESILADTEFMKADEQFRRAFMQTSFYNEVYEKKMASSLEASAIIGNLYTASMYMGLRSLLEFEFKKGIDLEGKRIGFGSYGSGSSAMVFSGIIQPQYKEVVSKMNLDEDIGPRQKLSMEEYERLHRNERTFKDSVIRAHKEFVLVRLGGNTADKAGFREYNYVS; encoded by the coding sequence ATGTCAGTAATGCCAGTAGTAGGTATCGACGATCTGGCTATCTACGTCCCTAAACTCTACCTCGACTACAAGGATTTTGCGGAAGCGAGAGGCATTGATCCGCAAAAACTCGAGTACGGTATAGGAATCAAAAAGATGGCTATAGCCGACACTAATCAGGATTCTGCCTGCATGGCTGCCAACGCATGCCTGAAGCTGATGCAGAAGAACCATCTGCACCCCGAAGACATTGGGCGGGTGTATGTCGCCACCGAGTCGTCCTTGGACGAATCAAAGGCGATGAACTCTTTTGTCATTGGAATGCTGGAGCAGATCTATGGCGAAGGCTCGTTTGAGCACGCAGGCGGCATCGAGTGCAAGTTTGCCTGCGTGAGCGGCTCATATGCGCTCTATGACAACGCAAACTGGATCAGGGCTGAAGAGAACAATGGCAAGGCCGCAATTGTAATTGTAAGTGACATTGCAAAGTACGACATGGGTTCCACCGGAGAATACACACAGGGAGCCGGCGCAGTGGCGCTGCTCATCCGAGAAAACCCACGCCTGATGGCCTATGACCCTAAGGTTCCTTCTACGACTATCAAGAATGAATATGACTTTTATAGGCCGTTTGGAAAAGAGACTCCGCTTGTAAACGGCAGCTACTCTAACTTGCTTTACCTGATATCTGTCAGAAAAGCTTTTGATCTCTACAAAGAAAAGGCGATCAAGACAGGACTTATCAAGCTCAAAGATGGCGAATCCATAACGGATCACATCGACTATTTTGCAGTCCACCTTCCGTACAGGAAGATGGGCGAGAAGGCCCTTGCATACCTGCTAAGACACGAGTGGCGCCACCTTCCGCGCTGGAAACATGTCATAAAAGAGATCGGGATGCAAGAGCCGCAGCCCAAGGACCCGCGCGGAACCATCGAGTCCATCCTAGCTGATACTGAATTCATGAAAGCAGACGAGCAGTTCAGGCGCGCCTTCATGCAGACATCATTCTACAACGAGGTGTACGAGAAAAAGATGGCCAGCTCTCTTGAAGCGTCGGCCATTATTGGCAACCTCTACACAGCGTCAATGTATATGGGCCTGCGAAGCCTGCTTGAATTCGAGTTTAAGAAAGGAATAGATCTTGAAGGCAAGAGGATCGGCTTCGGCTCGTATGGCAGCGGAAGCAGCGCGATGGTATTCAGCGGCATAATACAGCCACAGTACAAGGAAGTCGTGAGCAAGATGAACCTTGACGAAGACATTGGCCCGAGGCAAAAACTCTCTATGGAAGAGTACGAGAGGCTTCATAGAAACGAGCGTACATTCAAAGACTCTGTCATCCGCGCTCACAAAGAGTTCGTGCTGGTCAGACTGGGCGGCAACACTGCAGACAAGGCAGGGTTCAGAGAATATAATTACGTCAGCTGA
- a CDS encoding superoxide dismutase has product MANFTLPPLPYSYDALEPHIDARTMEIHHTKHHQAYTDGLNKALSSLGPEWQNKNDVVDILKNIDSVPESARGAVNFHGGGYNNHTLFWNNMKKGGGGEPSGELADAIKKAFGSFNDFKTKFQTDTVAIQGSGWGWLVKNASGGVQFITMPNQTSPWTRWNKEKLTPLLGLDVWEHAYYLKYQNKRADYVTAWWNVVNWDEVAKRFRQ; this is encoded by the coding sequence ATGGCTAACTTTACCCTTCCTCCATTGCCTTACTCGTATGATGCACTGGAGCCACATATTGATGCAAGAACCATGGAAATCCATCACACAAAACACCACCAAGCGTACACCGACGGCCTGAACAAGGCGCTTAGCAGCTTAGGTCCGGAATGGCAGAACAAGAACGACGTTGTAGACATTTTGAAGAACATTGATTCCGTCCCGGAAAGTGCAAGAGGTGCCGTCAACTTCCACGGCGGAGGCTACAACAACCACACCCTTTTCTGGAACAACATGAAAAAAGGCGGTGGCGGAGAGCCAAGCGGCGAGCTGGCAGACGCGATCAAGAAGGCGTTTGGCAGCTTTAACGACTTTAAGACGAAATTCCAGACAGACACTGTCGCAATTCAGGGAAGCGGCTGGGGATGGCTTGTCAAGAACGCATCCGGCGGAGTGCAGTTTATCACCATGCCAAACCAGACAAGCCCGTGGACAAGGTGGAACAAGGAAAAGCTTACCCCGTTGCTAGGACTTGACGTATGGGAGCACGCATATTACCTGAAGTACCAGAACAAGCGTGCCGACTATGTCACGGCCTGGTGGAATGTGGTCAACTGGGACGAAGTCGCCAAGAGGTTCAGGCAGTAA
- a CDS encoding YkgJ family cysteine cluster protein yields the protein MQADTSVKDALDLLAQKWKIDPKLYDLQTGRRDDVVDNPVNVGGVVFHIPVLSKDNLYVLWKCLWPDCHNCCERQGRLPLTKDDIKMISRKIGYASEPEFLKNETLVSTWQEQGMLGNIITTLTMISLKRKVDERPDQDGTPLRCRFLDDKGYCGIHPDKPGVCWLYPFASWLEADARGQPVVHATFQFTGDCPGFYLDKSMDSMMPVLQEYSAKIYSYNMAVSRTTRENYGTVNFVDVRKKKN from the coding sequence GTGCAGGCAGACACCTCGGTCAAGGACGCACTCGACCTCCTAGCCCAAAAATGGAAGATTGATCCAAAACTGTACGACCTCCAGACGGGCAGGCGCGACGACGTAGTCGACAATCCTGTGAATGTTGGAGGTGTGGTATTCCATATTCCGGTGCTGTCAAAGGACAACCTTTATGTCCTCTGGAAGTGCCTCTGGCCCGACTGCCACAACTGCTGCGAGCGTCAGGGCAGGCTGCCATTGACAAAGGACGACATCAAGATGATCTCTAGAAAGATAGGCTATGCTTCAGAGCCGGAATTTTTGAAAAATGAAACTCTGGTTTCAACTTGGCAGGAGCAGGGAATGCTTGGAAACATAATCACCACGCTTACAATGATCTCCCTCAAGCGCAAAGTGGACGAGCGGCCGGACCAAGACGGAACGCCGCTGCGCTGTAGGTTCCTGGATGACAAGGGCTACTGCGGCATCCACCCTGACAAGCCCGGTGTCTGCTGGCTATATCCATTCGCCTCGTGGCTTGAAGCCGACGCGAGGGGGCAGCCTGTAGTGCACGCAACGTTCCAGTTCACAGGCGACTGCCCTGGCTTTTATCTTGACAAGTCAATGGACAGTATGATGCCGGTTCTGCAGGAATATTCTGCCAAGATCTACAGCTACAACATGGCGGTGAGCAGGACGACACGGGAGAACTATGGCACAGTCAATTTCGTGGATGTGCGGAAGAAGAAAAACTAG
- the pckA gene encoding phosphoenolpyruvate carboxykinase (ATP) — translation MLLEDNPKIITTKSMIQLAEMDIKLGRVHHNLSVPLLVELIINRKEGILSSTGALSVKTGRFTGRSPDDKYIVDDEVTHDTVDWGKINHPISEENFDKIFNRMKSHIEDKELFIFDGFVGADPENRLPIRVINNRAWHNLFARQLFIRPTLEELENFKPEFTLLSCDDFAAIPEEVGTRTETFIIINFKKKLVLIGSTSYAGEIKKAMFSIMNFILPRKGVFPMHCSANVGKAGDTALFFGLSGTGKTTLSADPDRQLVGDDEHGWSDAGIFNFEGGCYAKCINLKKEKEPQIWNAIRFGSVMENVVMRDGTREPDFDDGSLTENTRVAYPLDYIDGAVIPSVAGHPKVIIFLTADAFGVMPPIAKLTKEGAMYHFMSGYTSKLAGTERGITEPKETFSQCFGAPFMPLHASKYAAMLGKKMTEHGTRVYLINTGWTGGPYGVGKRMNLAYTRAMVTAALNGEIDRVPVKHHAIFNLDMPTSCPGVPDEVLDPRNTWSDKDSYDAAAKRLAALFVKNFEKFGNVSKEIIEAGPKI, via the coding sequence ATGCTTCTAGAAGATAACCCAAAGATTATAACTACAAAGTCTATGATACAGCTCGCAGAGATGGATATCAAGCTCGGCAGGGTTCATCACAACCTGTCAGTTCCGTTATTAGTCGAATTAATTATCAATCGAAAGGAAGGTATCCTTTCTTCCACCGGGGCGCTCTCTGTCAAGACCGGCAGGTTCACCGGCAGATCGCCTGATGACAAATACATTGTCGACGACGAAGTCACGCACGACACAGTCGACTGGGGCAAGATCAACCACCCGATCTCTGAGGAGAACTTTGACAAGATATTCAACAGGATGAAGAGCCACATAGAAGACAAAGAGCTCTTTATCTTTGACGGCTTTGTAGGAGCAGACCCCGAGAACAGGCTGCCGATAAGGGTTATCAACAACAGAGCGTGGCACAACCTCTTTGCCCGACAGCTGTTCATAAGGCCGACCCTAGAAGAGCTGGAGAACTTCAAGCCTGAATTTACCCTGCTCTCATGCGACGACTTTGCAGCCATCCCAGAGGAGGTCGGCACCAGAACCGAGACTTTTATCATTATCAACTTCAAGAAAAAGCTGGTGCTCATTGGATCGACGTCGTACGCCGGCGAGATCAAAAAGGCCATGTTCTCCATCATGAACTTTATCCTGCCAAGAAAGGGCGTATTTCCAATGCACTGCTCCGCCAATGTCGGCAAGGCTGGAGACACGGCGCTGTTCTTTGGGCTGTCTGGCACGGGCAAGACCACGCTGTCGGCAGACCCGGATCGCCAGCTGGTAGGGGACGACGAGCACGGCTGGTCTGACGCCGGCATCTTTAATTTTGAAGGCGGCTGCTACGCCAAGTGCATCAACCTGAAAAAGGAAAAAGAGCCCCAGATCTGGAACGCGATCCGCTTTGGCTCTGTAATGGAAAACGTCGTGATGCGTGATGGCACTAGGGAGCCGGACTTTGACGATGGAAGTCTGACTGAAAACACGCGCGTTGCCTACCCGCTTGACTATATCGATGGCGCAGTGATCCCAAGCGTCGCCGGCCACCCAAAGGTGATAATATTTCTGACCGCTGACGCATTTGGCGTAATGCCACCTATTGCAAAACTGACAAAAGAGGGCGCGATGTATCACTTTATGTCTGGCTACACCAGCAAGCTTGCAGGCACAGAGCGCGGCATTACAGAGCCAAAAGAGACGTTCTCTCAATGCTTTGGCGCCCCATTCATGCCACTGCATGCGTCAAAATACGCCGCAATGCTTGGCAAAAAAATGACAGAGCACGGCACACGCGTCTACCTGATCAACACTGGTTGGACAGGCGGGCCATATGGCGTTGGCAAGAGGATGAACCTTGCTTACACAAGGGCAATGGTGACTGCCGCCCTTAATGGCGAGATCGACCGTGTCCCGGTAAAGCACCACGCCATATTCAACCTTGACATGCCAACATCGTGCCCTGGAGTGCCTGATGAAGTCCTTGACCCGCGCAACACGTGGTCAGACAAGGACAGTTATGATGCGGCAGCCAAGCGGCTGGCGGCACTCTTTGTCAAGAACTTTGAAAAGTTCGGCAACGTGTCAAAAGAGATAATCGAGGCAGGCCCAAAAATATAA
- a CDS encoding methyltransferase domain-containing protein: protein MELEEFLSSLPQAIISGEAVSLPDNVIRRIFKFAKLKKSDVFYHLGCGEGNAIKIAAEEFGVKRSVGIELNEATAAKARERVAGIKNAEIVNADIRKADISDATVLFFWFNDPEMVDAMTRRFKKLRDDTRVITIWAPLGMTLPDRVDFPFFVSKKPFKRAKSIRQQIKAIYRTDCIDFTAAWLLAERYIDALEVVPSDYRRFVNMLQGMVIWINAWNMGVACEDKIPPPVQTYVGILRTFFNIDLTSMIKKEQK, encoded by the coding sequence TTGGAACTGGAAGAATTCCTATCCTCATTGCCGCAAGCGATAATCTCAGGTGAAGCCGTCTCGCTGCCTGACAATGTTATAAGAAGGATATTCAAGTTTGCAAAGCTGAAAAAGAGCGACGTATTCTACCACCTTGGATGCGGCGAAGGCAACGCGATCAAGATTGCGGCCGAAGAATTTGGCGTAAAGAGGTCTGTCGGGATCGAGCTCAACGAGGCGACGGCTGCCAAGGCGCGAGAACGGGTCGCTGGCATCAAGAACGCCGAAATAGTCAACGCCGACATCAGAAAGGCCGACATTTCAGACGCTACTGTGCTGTTCTTTTGGTTCAACGACCCGGAAATGGTTGATGCAATGACTAGGCGTTTCAAGAAGCTGAGGGACGACACGCGGGTGATAACGATATGGGCGCCGCTTGGCATGACGCTGCCTGATAGGGTGGATTTCCCGTTTTTTGTCAGCAAAAAGCCGTTCAAGCGCGCAAAGTCTATTCGGCAGCAGATAAAGGCGATCTACAGAACTGACTGCATAGACTTTACCGCCGCGTGGCTTCTTGCAGAGCGGTACATTGACGCGCTCGAAGTAGTGCCAAGCGACTACCGGCGGTTTGTCAACATGCTGCAGGGCATGGTGATATGGATAAACGCATGGAATATGGGCGTCGCGTGCGAAGATAAGATCCCTCCGCCTGTCCAGACCTATGTCGGGATACTAAGGACATTTTTTAACATCGACCTGACAAGCATGATAAAAAAAGAGCAAAAATAG